The following proteins come from a genomic window of Labeo rohita strain BAU-BD-2019 chromosome 25, IGBB_LRoh.1.0, whole genome shotgun sequence:
- the LOC127156972 gene encoding NACHT, LRR and PYD domains-containing protein 1 homolog, whose protein sequence is MAEPHKPDKTIKSKLSVKVIYAHNKSWPRYEQLQGGDSTMEPVHWPVYPQGPVPMATHESYYPVYQQGPDTTATHESAWPFYSVFGEHGLTQRLQKRDPAWQKMVCQYKKSVDWKDLNERSFPSGERVSLAALYTEPVIIQKNKKGSFLNVSVEELFSKSNLCLYYPTIILQGNPGSGKSVIAQKILLDWASEKPYLEDFDLTFCLRYEEVKCISEEMNLIELLSWSCSLTSSQISRMVLNSVQRVLLIIDGLDEPDELRFICDEFCISSKFQRASPEVIVCSLLRQQILPRSVLLITTRTKFPHGMLLEGQQRFFRIVGFSEKEVEEYFHKFFQNEELFRKVYEFVRKNETLITACSIPVMCWIICMVLRERFCEGAHVTSGLETTTSIYVDFVSTLLEHHCQGLSQSVLTLLRSLGQLAERGMLEQQVLFDEKTVSETMSDPFLCKRKISQEMMFSFMHHSFQEFFTALYYVLLDEEESKRKVRELLRTVEKGWALSCWSDREANLEISKSKLLQPVILFVCGLCKKEWVSSFFEKHNMAVSVNVETQLKEWLNQCSQRYQNEHMLFILHCLYELHEKSFTGKVLEQLVSMDLSNVQLENAHRWMLRFCFQNCVNIGKLRLSITCDDLKILQSTPYRCEELWLKVDLITDDTGDLISALGAGKIAKELIIHQKASLKKRTKGFCQEIIISIKDEDVMLCFRLSVSHSRMRPSLVISELTLTCSRPEISTVNWRIFLQKLQGLHSSPVKSAAEVFLQDVLHSVSGLKKVHLQIDKFTGRWIPTVLSLVWTFPSLNELGINSTFSFNPFDIKQSLRESLTQTGWTLTIWRKSVLLERDMKSFTEEDLKTMKKENIESKRTESPSGQSSSGDAELFTPECVQQDDEDKHKTTYRFVCPHVGQFRCSLTSLVFVMEGEGEVLYRVVSWDPRLFVGFDQKMTPAGPLYNIDCFNGSLSKLHLPHCEIFSEKNKDSLDVAHFTCVLLFLRPIIARQRENVLDVHLLPLTVPLSEVKNQHWENTHIKTSSKCSLTPGSEYSLCCQPEGCTVQPETEKFECDFGPNYHPTFEVFVNVETDEVRLSLLDKTEEKEVWVPRRILLTGKDADPPAQKRLTECEFVKKTQR, encoded by the exons ATGGCGGAGCCTCATA AGCCAGACAAAACGATAAAATCCAAGTTATCTGTTAAGGTAATTTAT GCGCATAATAAGTCTTGGCCGCGTTATGAACAACTTCAAG GGGGAGACTCAACAATGGAACCTGTGCAT TGGCCAGTTTACCCACAAG GGCCAGTCCCAATGGCAACACATGAATCATAT TATCCAGTTTACCAACAAG GGCCAGACACAACGGCAACACATGAATCAGCT TGGCCCTTTTATTCAGTGTTTGGGGAGCATGGTTTGACTCAAAGACTCCAGAAAAGAGACCCAG CATGGCAAAAGATGGTATGTCAGTATAAGAAGTCAGTCGACTGGAAGGATCTGAATGAGAGGAGTTTCCCCTCTGGTGAACGAGTATCACTGGCTGCCCTCTACACTGAACCTGTGattattcagaaaaataaaaaaggcagttttCTGAATGTCAGTGTGGAGGAGTTGTTTAGTAAATCAAACCTATGTCTGTATTATCCCACTATCATTCTCCAAGGAAATCCTGGTAGTGGAAAATCTGTCATAGCGCAAAAGATTTTGTTGGACTGGGCATCTGAAAAACCTTACCTTGAAGACTTTGATCTGACTTTCTGTCTGAGGTATGAAGAGGTGAAGTGTATTTCTGAGGAGATGAACTTGATTGAGCTCCTGAGCTGGAGTTGTAGTTTAACATCCAGTCAGATCTCAAGGATGGTACTGAACTCAGTCCAGAGAGTGCTCCTCATTATTGATGGACTTGATGAACCTGATGAGCTCAGATTCATATGTGATGAATTCTGCATATCATCCAAATTCCAGAGAGCCTCACCTGAGGTCATTGTTTGTTCCTTGCTTCGTCAACAAATCTTGCCCAGATCTGTCTTGCTCATCACTACTAGAACTAAGTTCCCACATGGCATGTTGCTTGAAGGACAACAACGTTTCTTTAGGATTGTAGGGTTCTCAGAGAAGGAGGTGGAGGAGTACTTCCACAAGTTCTTTCAGAATGAGGAGCTCTTCAGGAAAGTCTATGAATTCGTGAGAAAAAATGAAACTCTCATCACAGCCTGCTCCATCCCTGTAATGTGCTGGATCATCTGCATGGTTCTGCGAGAGAGGTTCTGTGAAGGTGCACACGTGACAAGTGGACTTGAAACCACCACCTCCATCTACGTTGACTTTGTGTCCACTCTACTGGAGCATCACTGCCAGGGTTTGAGTCAGTCTGTCCTGACCCTGCTGAGGAGTCTGGGTCAGCTGGCAGAGAGAGGGATGCTGGAACAGCAAGTGCTATTTGATGAGAAAACTGTCTCTGAAACAATGTCAGACCCATTCCTGTGCAAGAGAAAAATCAGCCAGGAGATGATGTTCAGTTTCATGCATCACAGCTTTCAGGAGTTCTTTACTGCTCTCTACTATGTCCTTCTGGATGAAGAAGAGTCGAAGAGGAAAGTGAGAGAGCTGCTACGCACTGTAGAGAAAGGATGGGCTTTGTCCTGTTGGTCTGACAGAGAGGCAAATTTAGAAATAAGCAAATCAAAGCTGCTGCAGCCTGtgattctgtttgtttgtggtCTCTGTAAGAAAGAATGGGTCTCCTCATTCTTTGAAAAGCACAACATGGCGGTTTCTGTCAATGTAGAAACCCAACTTAAGGAATGGCTCAATCAGTGCTCACAGAGATATCAAAATGAACACATGCTGTTCATTCTCCATTGTCTCTATGAGCTCCATGAGAAGAGCTTCACTGGAAAAGTTTTGGAGCAGTTGGTTTCGATGGACCTGTCAAACGTTCAGCTTGAAAATGCACACCGCTGGATGTTGCGGTTTTGTTTTCAGAACTGTGTTAACATTGGCAAGCTGAGACTCAGTATAACATGTGACGATCTGAAGATTCTTCAGTCTACACCATACAGATGTGAAGAGTTGTG GTTGAAGGTGGACCTCATTACAGATGACACTGGAGATTTGATCTCAGCTCTTGGTGCAGGAAAGATTGCGAAAGAACTGAT AATACATCAAAAAGCTTCTCTCAAAAAAAGGACCAAAGGCTTCTGCCAAGAGATTATTATATCAATTAAAGATGAAGACGTCAT GCTCTGTTTTCGGCTTTCAGTTTCCCACTCAAGAATGAGACCATCATTGGTAATCTCAGAATTAACTCTCACCTGTTCACGCCCAGAGATATCCACTGTCAACTGGAGAATCTTCTTGCAGAAACTCCAGGGATTACACAG CTCTCCAGTTAAATCAGCAGCAGAGGTTTTCCTTCAGGATGTCCTGCACTCTGTGTCTGGTTTAAAGAAAGTTCATTTGCAGATAGACAAATTTACTGGCAGATGGATTCCCACAGTCCTCTCGCTTGTCTGGACCTTTCCTAGTCTAAACGAACTCGG GATAAATtccacattttcatttaatccaTTTGACATAAAACAGTCTCTAAGGGAATCACTGACACAAACAGGTTGGACCCTGACTAT CTGGAGGAAGTCAGTGTTGCTTGAGCGAGACATGAAGAGTTTCACAGAGGAGGATTTGAAGAcaatgaagaaagaaaatattgagAGCAAAA GAACTGAATCACCTTCAGGACAATCA TCCTCAGGTGATGCAGAACTGTTCACACCTGAATGTGTTCAGCAAGACGATGAGGACAAACACAAGACTACATATAG GTTTGTGTGTCCACATGTTGGTCAGTTTCGTTGCAGTCTGACCAGTCTTGTGTTTGTGATGGAGGGTGAAGGAGAGGTGCTGTATAGAGTTGTCTCATGGGATCCTCGTCTGTTCGTTGGTTTTGATCAAAAGATGACGCCTGCAGGACCCTTGTACAACAttgactgttttaatggttcaTTGTCAAAACTGCACCTTCCACACTGTGAAATATTCTCTG AGAAGAATAAAGACAGTTTGGATGTAGCACATTTCACTTGTG TGCTTCTCTTTCTACGGCCAATAATTGCGAGACAGAGAGAAAACGTATTGGATGTCCATTTGCTCCCGTTGACTGTTCCACTGTCAGAG GTCAAGAACCAGCACTGGGAGAATACACACATTAAAACCAGTTCAAAGTGCTCTCTCACGCCAGGATCAGAATATAGTCTGTGTTGTCAACCAGAAGGATGTACAGTGCAGCCAGAG aCTGAGAAGTTTGAGTGTGATTTTGGTCCAAACTATCATCCCACATTTGAAGTGTTTGTAAATGTCGAAACTGATGAGGTCAGACTGAGTCTTTTGGATAAAACTGAAGAAAAGGAAGTATGGGTTCCACGACGAATCCTTCTCACAG GTAAAGATGCAGACCCTCCTGCTCAGAAAAGGCTCACAG aatgtgaatttgtgaaaaaaacacAGAGATAA